One Haemorhous mexicanus isolate bHaeMex1 chromosome 7, bHaeMex1.pri, whole genome shotgun sequence genomic window, TACTTTTCTATCCTGGTCCCATAGGTTAGAGGTTAAGCAGGTTCAGGCTAATCTTGCTTTGAGACCCAGCGGCACACACAAGGGCAGTGAGGcgcagcccttttcccaggcgTGCTCTCGTGCAGGCTGTAGTGAAGCCCATCCACACTAGATGGCCCCAGGAGAACGCAGAACTCCTTGGAAAGCACAACTGAAACCTGCTATTTTGGCTTAAAAGAGATCAATAAATTTGGTTACTCAAAATCCCTTCTCAGAATGGCTTAGTTTTTCAAGATGACTGAAAGGTACTCAGCATGTGTCTTATAGGGGAAGCCAGAGAACAGCACTGAACATTTGTATTTATACAAAAGAAATTGACTTCCTAGAGACTCTTGTCAGAGAAACCCCCCATGGACTGGCCACAGCTATGTGGCCACCAGGAAAATGATGCCATGCTTATGCTTCCATGCTGTAAGATCCTAGTTTGGGGAGCAGGCTTCATGCTCACCATGAGCAGAACAcaccctgcacaggctgcaggcagggtttgggggaggATGGACTGTGAAATGGGGCACCATGGAAATTACAGCTGAAATCTGGCCCTTACTGTGGCTTTCTGCCTCAATAAAAGCCATTAAAATATAGGAGACAGAGACAGACcctatgaaattaaaaaaaaattaaaaagaaaaaaaattggccTGGTTAATTACTTGCAAGGGCTTGGCAAAAGAAGTGATTTTGGCTCCATCTTCCTATTCCCAACCAAATAAACATGTCTGCCAGAATCCCCTCGGCTGGAGGAGAAATGCCAAGAGTGATCCTGGGGGTGGTTTTTAGCACTTGGACACGGACTGAGAACCACACTACATGTCTTCCTTAGGGCTGGGTCCCCAGCAGGATTTATTTCTGCGTCAAGGAAGATTACAGCTAATAGGATTTGCTTCTTGGAGGCTGTTGGCGTGTTTGGTGCAAACCCCTGCACAGTCCTTTCTTAAAGGAGAATATGGACCCTGTCtgtcatatttttcttcttcttctggcCTTCCACAAGATAAACCCATCTGTTTCATCTTGCATCACAGGATGCTCTTGTTCTCAGGACAGCTTTGGAAGGTAAGAACACTGTTACCCTGTTGTAGCGCCAGTGAAGAGGCTCagacagccccagcaggaactTGCTGATGATGTGAGCATGAAAACCAAACAGATTGATGCATGGAGTGCCACCTCTAATACTTGAATTGTGCTGTCTTGAGCATAGAATGAGATTTCTCTTATTTCCCTGAGATATGTAGCTACAAACATAGTCATTTTTATAACTTAATTGCATCCTTTATGGCAAAATTGGTGTAAACCctagggatggatggatggatggatggatggatggatggcttATGCATGCCCTATATACAACACCTTATAATTATTCAAGTGCTTATAGACCTGCATAGGGAACTGGTTTATTGGCCTCAAATGTAGTTTGTGACCTGGAAAATTTTCTGGTTTCCTCCCTAGGAGTTTGCTCTGCATGTCTGCACTGCTGAGGCAGATCCCTGCAAACATCCCTCAGGACATCCGGAAAATTAGAATAGAAAATTCTCACCTAACAGAATTGCCTCGTGGGTCTTTTGAGAACGTTAGTGCCTTGGAGTATCTGTGGCTCAATTTTAACAACATCACAGTGATGCACATCAAGAGCCTGGAATATCTGCCAGCTCTGAAGGAGCTGCGCTTGCAAGGGAACAAATTAAGTTCGGTGCCATGGACAGCATTTCAAGACACCCCGACTCTGAAGATCTTGGATCTGAAGCACAACCGGCTGGATGTCCTTCCAGAACACGCGCTCCGCTATCTGCCCAACCTGACCTACTTAGATCTATCCTCCAATCAGCTTACCATCATATCCAGGGATGTCTTCTACAACTGGCCCGTGTACCAGAGAAGCCAGAGCACGGAGGGGCCGCTGGAAGCTATTTCCAACGCCGTGCTGGCCCTCCATGACAACCCCTGGATTTGCGACTGCCGCCTGCGGGGATTTGTCCAGTTTATCAAGTCTGTGGGCCCACCTATTATTCTGATGAATTCCTATTTAACTTGCTCAGGCCCAAAATTCAGGACAGGGAAGTTTTTTCACGAAGTGGAGCTTAACAGCTGCACGAAACCCCTGACCTCAGCCCTCGACACCAACCTGACAGTCCCGGCAGGGTTAAACATCACCCTGACCTGCTTTGTGCAagccagcccttccccagctgtctGGTGGACCTATGCACTCAAACTTTTAAGGGCATTTAATGGTAAgcaaagcttttccttcttcttctttttttttaaattaaaaatttatgcTGTACTATTCTACTTACATACGTCTGCAGGCCATCACAGTCACCACAGCAACCCAGCCCCTTTAGAGCACCACAGTTACTGTGGTGGCTGTAATCCAAATGATCTCAATCATCCTGTGCACCTAAGCACATCTGACCAGCATAAGAAGAGTTGCTTCATGCAGGATATCAGTCAAAGATAAAAGGAGCATGGCCTCATTTTTATACTACTATCATACTTCTGGATTTTAAGAAGCAGCTCTTTCCTCATGATACATGATTGTAGGAGTTACTAATCTTTTATTAGTTGtacatatttaataaaaatgtagtTATCTAAATATACATGtatatttacaaaatattatATGCATGTATATTTACtcaatattatatattacataatTTACTATGTCATATACTACAAATACATGTGCACACATTCTGTGTAATTATACGTGCATGTTGATGTGTTTGTATGAGCCCACACCCATATACACAGACTTGTATATTCCTACATTATTCCCATGTATTCCCTTAAGAAATACTACACACACCACAAAACTGTGCAGCCCTGTTTCCTGTCTGTGTCTATTCATGTTCTGAATGAACTGAATCAGAAGTTGTTGTTTACCTAAAGTCTGGCTTATTTATATTCTTTAGGAAAGGTGTTGTAATATGAgaccttttcctcttcctcccaatCCATCCTCCctcatgtttatttttactAAGAGCCTTCAATAGGACAAGCTGCTATTTCCATCAGGTGAAGTAAGACATACAGGCAGCCAGCACACAGGTTCTGTGTCCCTAATAAGCCAGCTAACTAAATAGGATAGCATTAGCCCTTAATCCTGGGCTGATATTTGCTTCAATTGCAGTGCTGTAGCAGCACTTGTGTGTCTTTCCACAAGCACATGCTGATTAATTACATACAGTTTCTTCTCAACCACAGCCACACACCTCTGTTTGTGCAGATGACAGGGTTTCACACTGTTCTTAAAACTGCATTTCACTTCCAGACCAACACTTTCTAGCATCATACACCTATTTTGGTCTGAGCTTCTTGAGACTGACAATTTAATCCTAACAGAAGATGGAGCATGTGTCCAAAATGTAGGTGTGCCTCCTCAGTGCCTCTCCTGGTTTGCCCTGACCTAAGAGTGCTGATAGCGATGGGCAGCTCGgcctctgcccacagcagctcctccagccgcTTGTACTGGGTCAGGAGTCGGACACCCCCCATGTCTCCTACACCTGGGTGCCCCAATGCGTTTATTGCTgtcagctctgtggggtttggcACATTCCTGCGCCCCTCGTCCTTCGTCCCTGGGCGGGCGGGTCCCGTCCCACACCGGCCTTTGTGCCCAAGGGCGGGTGGCTCGCTGCTGACCCACTCAGCTCTGCCCGCAGTGTCCACGGAGCCCATCAGCGAGGACACCGTCCGCTCGGAGCTGCTGATCCCGGCCGCACGGCCAGCAGACGCCGGCAACTACACCTGCACAGCCGCAAACTTCTTGGGCAACACCTCGGTGGCCATCAACCTCCGCGTGGTGGCCCCGTGGGCGAGCACCACGCCCCGCGGCTGGGCCCCCATGGAGCCGGGCACTCACGTGGAGGTGCGCATCGCCAAGCAGACGGTCTACGGCATCACCCTGGAGTGGTtcgcggcggccgcggcggccgCGGAGCCGGGGGAGACCTGGTACACCCTCCTCGTGGGCCGCTACGACGCCGCCCAGAAGGACACCATCTACATCGGGCCCGGGGTCAACACGTACTCGGTGACCGACCTGCTGCCCGCCACCAAGTACGAGGTGTGCGTGGCCGTGCGCAACCAGGCTCCACGCAAGGGCCAGTGCGTGGTCTTCGTCACGGGCAGCGACGTCAGCCAGATGGAGCAGCGCGAGAAGCTCATCCACATCGTGGTCATCGTGTGCGCCATGGTGCTGGCCGTGCCGGCCGGCATGTACGCCTGCACGGCCGAGGCGCTGCCCGGCTGCCTGGCCCGCTGCCCCAGCGCctgcccgcgccgccgccgcgggagCCCGGCGCAGGCCGCGGGCAGCAAGGAGAGCACGCTGGACAGCCTGCCCGCCGGCAGCGAGGACGGGCTCTGCCGCCCCGACGGCGGCGCACGGCGGCCTCCGGACCGCCCGGAGCCCGGCAAGGCCCGGCCGCCCCACAGGAACAGCGCCGACCTCTACTAGCCGGGCCCTGCCGCGCTGCGGCTCCTTCACACGCCGCCTCGGGCCGCAGCCGGCGCTGGCTTTATCGAAGGGCAGCGCCGGGCCGGCTCCGCGCTGCGAGGcccgggcgcggcgggcgcACCGCCACTGCTTGAGGCAGGCTTGGGGAGCCCTGGGAATGGAGGTGCCCGGGCAGCCCGGCCACAGGTGTGGGTGGAGCTGCGCCTCCGTAgccccgggctgtccctgcagcactgtcGTGGAGCAACGCACACTGACACGCCAAGAAAACCAACGCtaacaaaaaacaacccccGAACCAACAGTAATGCTTGTGGCCAAAGGCCAGAAGTGTCCCCTCACTCACCCACACAGGTGCGTCTTTATTTCTGTGTGCCCGCAGCTCTGTCCAGTGCCAGGTGCCAGCTTCTCCTGtgtgccagctcctgggaaaGGACAGGGGAGCTGGGCACGCCTGCCATCACAGCCCAGCAACAACAAACGGTGGGGAGGATTGGGTCAACATAATGAAGAGATTTTCAGAGGTGTTAGGTTTGggggtgggttttgtttttcttatttccttttttttttcttaatcctcTTAAGGTTTACGCAGCCCTAAGAGATTCACAGCTTTGGTTGTGCCACAAACAGGAAAAGTGCAAGTGCTTGAACCTGGCTAGTGGGACAAGTGGACGGGGGCAGAGAATATAGTGAATGATGGGGTTGGGAGCTGAAGATGCAAGCCAGGCACATTCCCTAAATGCAGACAGGTGCCTGCCTATCCTGCTGCTTTGAAACCAAAGCTTGCCTCTTTGCTAGAGGCAGAAAAGCCCAAAGATGCTTGTAAAAGCAACTGCCTCCCGCTTGTGAAGCAGCTCACTGCTGTGATTCTCGGAGGTCTGAGGACATGTGActtacaatttttctttttttgaccTCCTGCTTTCCAGCACAACCAAAGCATGTGGCCCATAGACCCACAGCACTTGTTATATGCGTTATAGATcgtctcaaaaagaaaaatctagaGTAGACACCCCAGATGTTGTGAGCTTCATGCTGTGGTAGCTTGGCTTTCTaattgtattttggtttttggtttgtgttttccaTGCTGTCTCTCCTCAGGCCCTATGAttccttccccagcacctcctcctgctgtACCGTACTGCACAGCTTTTGAACAGAGCTTTGTTTTGTCATTGCTGACTCTCGTTGTTAATATTTCACAGGACTTCCTAGTCTTGTCAGTCTTTTAGTGTCAAAGCAATAAACACGACCGGTTTTCAGAACACACAGAGGTCCTCTGCTTCATCTCTGGCCTTTTACAGTTACAAATAGCAAAGAAACCTGGATTCCAAGGAGCTCTGGGGtttggctgcagggatggaggaggccAGGCAGCTTCAGTACAAGTCACAGGGGTCTGGAGCAGTGAGCAAGGGGCAGCAGCAGTTGGCCAAGCAGGAAAACCTTGTCCTGGGAAAGCCACCCACAGACACAGCTAGTACAGAGCCAGCCATGAGCTGATGCTGGTTGAAGAccagtgtggggctgtgggtgagGGGGAGTAAATAATGAAACACCACCAGTAATGACCGGCCTTCTTCCACCCCagtcagcagggagggacaacAGCACACTGTAGAGACTGGAGAGAGCTGCTGAATCACTGAGGAAACAgccaaggaaagaaaacacatccCCTGACCATGTGGATTTGTTCATAACAAATTGCAGAccctgggcactggcacagactGAATgtgctgcctccctgcccctgggacCATGCTGCAGTGCTCTGTACCAcgggagctcagccagggctctctgggaccctgcccatggcctTTGCCAATGGCATCCTGCTTCTCACCTcccctccttccagcctggtgTTGTCCAAAAAccacacagcccctctcctgACTCACAGCCCACAGAAGGGTCCATTTGGTCATCCTAAAAAGTGGCCTGGCTGCCAGTGGCTGTCTGGTAATGTAACAGGTGAGCACAAGGCATCGTTGCCAGCAGAAGCACACCAAGCACAGAAGCACcttttgcagattttttaaaaatttgtttattaaaaaaaactctTGAAGTTGAAATACAGAGTAACTGGGAAAGAGTCTCACAACATGGTAATCAAACATCTTTATTGCCTCTTAAATATAATCTCTAAGACTATAAGCCTGTAATTCCTGTTAAATCTGACTTAATTGAATGGTCTTTATAGGCTTTCCTCATTAGAGAATGAACACTGAGTACTGGCAATAACACAACACTGGGAAGACAGTGGAATGGGGAATAAATCAGGAACTTGGGGAAACATTGCAGAACCTGCGACACCCAGCCAGCAGAAGGCAGGTGCTTGCAGGAGTGGGGTCAGAGGCTGCATGTCCCCTCCCTCTGGCCTATTTATGGCCAGGGGACAAGGACAAGATGATTGGACTGGTGAGAACTTGGCCTCACATCACAGTGCCCCAGGAGGAGGGATAAGCAAGAAAACAGTAGAGAAAAGGAGAGATGTGACAGGagaggctctgggagcagcgCTCCTGCCATGGCCCCCAGCTGGGACTCTCCTGGATCTCTTGGCTacagctgctggctcagctcATGGGTGACATGAGCCATGAGCACTATGGCTTCTAGGCAGATTGAattgaagttaaaaaaatacaagattttCCTTGTAAGTGCATAATTTCATATTCAACCAGCTATCTCCTAAACTGATGAAGTCCTGGTGCAAAAAGGGGAATTAtttcagctgctggagtgagaGGAGATCCTGAGGGCCTTGGAGGTCCAGGAGGTCTGCTGGTTCAACTGAAATGACAGCTGGAGAACTCTCATGAACCCCTTGAATTAACACGGTGTGCTCCCCACCTTGATGTTCCTGGTACCATGacagcacagcttctctgcagggctgggtctcAGAGAGAGGGTGCAgggtgctgctccccagccagctTGGTCAGTCGGTGCTGTCTTCTCCCCAGGGGATGGTAAACAGCCAGGCCCAGCTGAAAAACATCTCCTCAGAAACAAACCTCAGGGGGAGTCTGTGGGGAGATCCAGTGAAAAAAGTGCTTTGCTCTTGGTGCCTTTCTACTGTCAcgtaacaggaaaaaaacccctgtcaGCTGCCCTGCCAATCCCCTCCCATTAAATGTTGTTTAATTCACTCAAAAATACTGAGAAGAAAACTTGAATATTTTATGGAAACCTCATGTTGCACACACCAGTCCCTGCAACAAGCCAGGAGAGGTGATGAAATATATTCCTTGACACCTTCTGCTAGCAGTGTACGACACCACATGATCTTTCCAGACACTTCCCTGACCAACATATGCAACTTTGCAGCACTTATTTCTGTCTTCCACTTATCACTTGCCTCGCAGTTTTACCTTGTCTTCCCAGTGATTTTATTCATGTCCTTctcctgctgggctcctgctcttTTGGGGCGCAGTGTCAGAAGGAGGCAGTGCTGATTGAGTGCTGCTATTGAACTTCCATGCTCAAATCTTGCCCCTGCTGGTCCAGGGAAGGCTGAGGTGACCCTCCCATCTCTCCCCAGCAGGCAAGTCCAGGGCAGAAGCATCATGTCAATGTGCTCTGGCAAAACCCAGAgtaagctgcaggaaaaggaagaacTTCTCCAAGCCTGCCCGCTTACCTTCTGGGAATGAAGGTACTCAGGCCAGGAGCACATcgctctgccagctgctgcaaaGCATATTGTGCACAGGACAGAGGAGTGCCACTGCTGTAGGAGACCTGCACCTCgactcagtgctgctgccataGCCAGGCCAACATCTTCAAAAGCGGGTCTGGGATTTGAATTGATGGATTTTCAGACACCTCAAACTCACCTGCCAGACCAGGTCAGAAGAAGCATCCATCAGGGCCTTGGCTGCAGAGCATCTTGTTTGAAAACCCAAGCTCGGGGTAGAAAACTCCAAACCAGGGGCAACCTGAGTCCCTGGTCACCTGGGGAGACTGTGGCTGGCACACTCAGCACTGTGGTCAGACACAGCTGCAAGGAGGGCCCGTGGGACACGGCTGAGGGAACAGCAGTCACGATGGTGCTTGCAGAAGGTGAGGGGTGGCTATGACAGCGAGAAGCTGCTCTGGTTCACAGGGTGCTGACAGACACAGGGAAGagacagcaaataaaaacatcCATGCCCAGCCACAGTCTGCAGTCTCTGGGGCTGCTGAGAGCACCTAGATATGGGGCTCCCCGAAAGCTGCGTTCCTCTTCTCAAATCTCATTTTGAGCTCTGACACGAGGGCGTTGTGGGTGCTGCTGTGACCTTTCTTCTTTGGTGGCTTGATGACATGCTTGGGAGTGAGGGAGCCGGACACGGTTGGCACCCGCCACCCCGGGCCATCGCCTcggggagccagggcagggggtggcgGGGGCAGGGGGGCTGCCGGCGGCACGGGGACAACCTGGACGTTATTGTTGCTGTTCTCATTGTGCAGGCTCTTCACGTCCTCCTCAACCACAAACTTCTCTGCAGCGTTGCTGGGCCTCTTGAACTTCAGCCACTCCATCCTGACTGTCCGGGATGGCGGCACCTGTCTCTTTTTTATGATCCTTCTCACCGGCATGACTTTGTTGGACCGCTTGTTGCGCCAGAACATGGCAGTAGAGATCATGATAGTTATCAGCACCATTATGCCCATGACACCAGCTAGCACTCCTAAGGCTTTCATGGGGTTATCTTTAGTTTGCATCAAAAAGGCGGCCATAGGCCCTTTGTGAAGAGTCTGTAAAGGAGTACAAAGAAAACACATGACTTACTCCAGGGGACAGACAGTGACCCAGAAATTTCATTTGTCCAAAATATGTTACAAGTAGAGCTGATTGATGGAAGTTGtctctaaaaaaaaagtatgagaGTCACACAGCCAGTCCAGTCCAGGGGTGGAGAATTGAGATGGGGCTGGAGACTGGGTAAACATTATAGTACTGTGAGGTAGATGACTTCAACACAAAAGCTTACAGAAGTACTGCCACCAAATTAGGGGAAATTCCCACATGTCACCATAGTGTTTAACTTGCAAGAATGGAGCAAGAAAATAATTGGCTCAATTACTGAGCATGGCATTGTAAAGGATTAGGAGAAAGCTTCTGCTTATAAAATGTCAGTGTACAAATGAGTAGTTAGCAGATATGTGCTGCATTCTGTTTTCAAGTACTCTTTTACAGACATAACAAAACTCTTTGAGGTAGGGGAGATAAGTGGAGCTAAAGAGCTTTGTttatagaaagaaaagaaatcggCAATGACATAAGCTACATATGGCATATTAAGGACAAATGAATGGCCAGTTCACTTTCCAGCTCAGCACACTGTGCGTCTTGGAGGTCCCCGTATAATTTTGCGGATTTTGCCCTGCGGGTGGAGCTTGGATCTTTTCACACTTTTCCAGTACATGATGGTGGAGATCACCATTGTAACAGAAATGGTGGAAAGGACGCCACTCATGCATATTCCATAAATTGTCCATGGACGCTTCTTGAGGCCTAAAATATAGGATTTTACCCTGGACTTGATCTGGAAATAtcaaaaataagagaaatgGTCAACCCTCATATGGTTATATTTGAAAGAGGCCAGTATCTATTATAAATACAGCTGGGGAACTAGGCTGAAATGTGCACAGGATAGAGAGCCTATAAAATAAAGGGAGCTAAGTGTTGAACTAGGCACAGGAGAGGAGGCAGTTGCAATGGTGTCGAATTGAATCCAGAAACAGTAAAAGAAGTTAGGAAGCACTTAAAAACACCTGGCTGATTGGGGAATAAAGGCTTAGAGGCATGGCACATAGATCACCCTTATTCAGGGCGTGGTAGCCTATCCTTGAACTGCATTTCCAAGAGAAGTTCATAGTGAATACAGGTTGGTTCTGAACAGACAGTGGTGGTATGTAAGGCCAGGAGAGCCTTCAGAAATGGCACATTCACATGCAGGTTTGGTCACTGAGAGCTGGTCATAAAGTGATGTGTGGTTGCAGAAAGACAGGGCTGTCCACTGTGTTCTAGTCCCCTGTCTTTGACCACATGAGGGAATCCTCACCCAAACTTTGCATGCCTAGTGAGCTGTGTTTTAGTTAGAGGGCTAAGCTCCCAGCTTTTGGCCAATGGGGAGAAAAGGACCCCTGTGGAGCAGTGTCACCATATGCTAAAATAGGTATCCAAGACAGTGTGTATAAGGAGAGCCTTGTCAGTAGCTTGGACTTGAACCTCTGACTTGCAGATCAGATGGATTTCCCTGTGTGACTGTAGTCTAGGATGGCCATCTCTTTGCCCTCCCCAGTCTGTGGGGGAAGATGACTAAGAGTATCCCAGAGTGTGCTTCAGAATACCTCTTGTCATTGATGTCACATCCATAAACTTGAGGCACATAAATCAGCTAATAAACACCTCCTTGtcttaatttctgttttttcacAACCTATCTCAAACACATTAtcaagccttctcttctcctacCCTGAATGTGTCCCATTGCCAACAAGAAAGTAGCAAAGAAATGCTAGTGAAACTCACAGACCATGTCACTGGGCAGGTAGGGACAAATTTTCATCATTTTGCTGTACAGAGAATTCTTCCAGTGCTTAATTAGGAGTGGACCTGAACTAGAAACTAAAAGCAAAGCCCCCATGACTTTGGTGGAGCTTAGATTCACATCAGCTTTGCTGTTCTGCATTACATAGATTTTTTTGTACTTAAATCCCATCAGATAGAAATTCTACCCTGGCTTACTTAACTTCATGTGAAAGTCAGATAAATTAAGTGTCAGATAAACCCTGCTAAGTAGTATGTGACCTGAGTCCACCTGTTACGAGTTTTGTCAAGATCTATTTTATAGGAAGGTGCTGATGGCTGAGAAGAATTTGACTAGGTATTTGAAAACCTTGAATAAATGAGATTAGACAGTACATGGGCAACATGTACTACAGCTGCAGAGGTAAGAACAGATAAAAAATTGTAGAGAGTGGAGAATTTTGACATTTGGCTTCATTTAGTTGCCTGGTCTCAGAA contains:
- the LRIT2 gene encoding leucine-rich repeat, immunoglobulin-like domain and transmembrane domain-containing protein 2, which codes for MDPVCHIFLLLLAFHKINPSVSSCITGCSCSQDSFGRSLLCMSALLRQIPANIPQDIRKIRIENSHLTELPRGSFENVSALEYLWLNFNNITVMHIKSLEYLPALKELRLQGNKLSSVPWTAFQDTPTLKILDLKHNRLDVLPEHALRYLPNLTYLDLSSNQLTIISRDVFYNWPVYQRSQSTEGPLEAISNAVLALHDNPWICDCRLRGFVQFIKSVGPPIILMNSYLTCSGPKFRTGKFFHEVELNSCTKPLTSALDTNLTVPAGLNITLTCFVQASPSPAVWWTYALKLLRAFNVSTEPISEDTVRSELLIPAARPADAGNYTCTAANFLGNTSVAINLRVVAPWASTTPRGWAPMEPGTHVEVRIAKQTVYGITLEWFAAAAAAAEPGETWYTLLVGRYDAAQKDTIYIGPGVNTYSVTDLLPATKYEVCVAVRNQAPRKGQCVVFVTGSDVSQMEQREKLIHIVVIVCAMVLAVPAGMYACTAEALPGCLARCPSACPRRRRGSPAQAAGSKESTLDSLPAGSEDGLCRPDGGARRPPDRPEPGKARPPHRNSADLY